From the Perognathus longimembris pacificus isolate PPM17 chromosome 9, ASM2315922v1, whole genome shotgun sequence genome, one window contains:
- the Eef1a1 gene encoding elongation factor 1-alpha 1, whose protein sequence is MGKEKTHINIVVIGHVDSGKSTTTGHLIYKCGGIDKRTIEKFEKEAAEMGKGSFKYAWVLDKLKAERERGITIDISLWKFETSKYYVTIIDAPGHRDFIKNMITGTSQADCAVLIVAAGVGEFEAGISKNGQTREHALLAYTLGVKQLIVGVNKMDSTEPPYSQKRYEEIVKEVSTYIKKIGYNPDTVAFVPISGWNGDNMLEPSANMPWFKGWKVTRKDGSASGTTLLEALDCILPPTRPTDKPLRLPLQDVYKIGGIGTVPVGRVETGVLKPGMVVTFAPVNVTTEVKSVEMHHEALSEALPGDNVGFNVKNVSVKDVRRGNVAGDSKNDPPMEAAGFTAQVIILNHPGQISAGYAPVLDCHTAHIACKFAELKEKIDRRSGKKLEDGPKFLKSGDAAIVDMVPGKPMCVESFSDYPPLGRFAVRDMRQTVAVGVIKAVDKKAAGAGKVTKSAQKAQKAK, encoded by the exons atgggaaaggaaaagacCCACATCAACATTGTCGTCATTGGACACGTCGACTCCGGCAAGTCCACCACCACCGGACATCTGATCTACAAATGCGGTGGCATCGACAAGAGAACCATTGAGAAGTTCGAGAAGGAGGCTGCCGAG ATGGGAAAGGGCTCCTTCAAGTATGCCTGGGTCTTGGATAAACTGAAGGCTGAGCGGGAACGCGGTATCACCATTGACATCTCCCTGTGGAAATTTGAGACCAGCAAGTATTACGTGACCATCATTGATGCCCCAGGACACAGGGATTTCATCAAGAACATGATTACAGGCACATCTCAG gCTGATTGTGCTGTCCTCATTGTTGCTGCTGGCGTCGGTGAATTTGAAGCTGGTATCTCCAAGAATGGGCAGACCCGTGAGCATGCCCTTCTGGCTTACACTCTGGGTGTGAAACAGCTCATTGTTGGTGTTAACAAAATGGATTCCACTGAGCCACCCTACAGCCAGAAGAGATACGAGGAAATCGTTAAGGAAGTCAGCACCTACATTAAGAAGATTGGCTATAATCCTGACACAGTAGCATTTGTGCCAATTTCTGGTTGGAATGGTGACAACATGCTGGAGCCAAGTGCCAAC ATGCCTTGGTTCAAGGGATGGAAAGTCACACGTAAAGATGGCAGTGCCAGTGGAACCACCTTGCTCGAGGCTTTGGACTGCATCCTGCCACCAACCCGTCCCACTGATAAGCCTTTGCGCCTGCCCCTTCAGGATGTCTACAAAATTGGTG GTATTGGTACCGTCCCTGTGGGCCGAGTGGAAACTGGTGTTCTCAAGCCTGGCATggtggttacctttgctcctgtcaaTGTCACCACTGAAGTGAAGTCTGTTGAAATGCATCACGAAGCTTTGAGTGAAGCTCTTCCTGGGGACAATGTGGGATTCAACGTCAAGAACGTGTCAGTCAAAGATGTTCGCCGAGGCAATGTGGCTGGGGATAGCAAGAACGATCCACCCATGGAAGCAGCTGGCTTCACAGCTCAG GTGATCATCCTGAACCATCCAGGCCAAATTAGTGCTGGCTATGCCCCTGTGCTGGATTGTCACACTGCTCACATTGCCTGCAAGTTTGCTGAGCTGAAAGAGAAGATTGATCGCCGTTCTGGTAAGAAGCTGGAAGATGGCCCTAAATTCCTGAAGTCTGGTGATGCTGCCATCGTTGATATGGTTCCAGGCAAGCCCATGTGTGTGGAGAGCTTCTCTGACTATCCTCCTCTGG GTCGTTTTGCTGTTCGTGACATGCGGCAGACAGTTGCTGTGGGTGTCATCAAAGCCGTGGACAAGAAGGCTGCCGGAGCTGGCAAGGTCACCAAGTCTGCCCAGAaagctcagaaggctaaatga